A part of Lactobacillus sp. ESL0700 genomic DNA contains:
- the thiS gene encoding sulfur carrier protein ThiS, whose amino-acid sequence MVTVNGEEVAAIGISIATLLTQRNAPVSNLAVELNGKIVPRSDFANVLLKENDKVEIISFVGGG is encoded by the coding sequence TTGGTTACTGTTAATGGTGAAGAAGTGGCAGCTATAGGTATCTCAATTGCAACACTTTTAACCCAAAGGAATGCGCCAGTCAGCAATTTAGCAGTTGAACTGAATGGCAAGATTGTGCCTCGCAGTGATTTCGCCAATGTTCTGCTAAAAGAAAATGACAAGGTGGAAATAATTTCATTTGTTGGGGGTGGATAA
- a CDS encoding dicarboxylate/amino acid:cation symporter, protein MHKISLTGQITIGVLIGALVGWLLPKWAENLTIIGDIFLRLLQMVIVWLILGAVIEALGSLKFEELGKLGLKTCLWFTITTILAAVEGVLLGLVFKPGTMLRLPNLVKTKAVLHSSVNLRAAILQLFPDNIFASLTKGNVIQVIVFAVLFGLVLSRANENNEYHLVLKLIKQFNQLIVKLVMLIIKLAPIGIACMFASTIAKNGGKVFLPLLYFLVLYAVAVIVFLLALFIFVSLVAHVSFWGLIRGLTRIIVVAFTTTSSAATLPIEMIDAQEKLGVSKSVTQLVLPLGMALNSNGLALYLSLVCITLMQLYGASLAPVLLLKIILLAVLSCIGTVVVPGGGIVALTIALPVLGFPNTCIALFAGIDWFVGMFRAVANVVGDTITAVGVAASTNQLNRDVY, encoded by the coding sequence ATGCATAAAATTAGCCTGACTGGCCAGATCACAATTGGCGTCTTAATTGGGGCGCTAGTTGGCTGGCTACTACCTAAGTGGGCGGAAAATTTAACAATTATTGGCGATATCTTTTTACGGCTGCTGCAAATGGTAATTGTTTGGCTAATTTTGGGTGCAGTCATCGAAGCCTTAGGTAGTTTGAAGTTTGAGGAATTGGGCAAACTGGGGTTAAAAACCTGTCTTTGGTTTACCATTACAACAATTTTGGCGGCGGTTGAAGGTGTGCTTTTGGGCTTAGTCTTTAAGCCGGGAACAATGTTGCGGCTGCCGAATTTAGTAAAAACAAAAGCAGTGCTGCATTCTAGCGTTAATTTACGTGCAGCAATCTTGCAGCTGTTTCCTGATAATATTTTTGCATCTCTTACTAAAGGAAACGTGATCCAAGTAATTGTTTTTGCTGTTTTATTCGGTCTAGTCTTAAGTCGCGCCAATGAAAATAATGAATATCACCTAGTGCTGAAGCTGATTAAACAATTTAATCAGTTAATCGTTAAGTTGGTAATGCTAATCATCAAGCTTGCACCGATTGGTATCGCCTGTATGTTTGCCAGTACAATTGCGAAAAACGGCGGTAAAGTGTTTCTGCCTTTGCTATACTTTTTAGTGCTTTATGCAGTCGCGGTAATTGTATTTTTACTTGCCTTGTTTATCTTTGTTAGTTTAGTTGCTCATGTATCTTTTTGGGGCCTGATTAGAGGTCTGACTAGAATCATCGTTGTCGCATTTACGACAACTTCGTCTGCCGCAACTCTGCCAATCGAAATGATTGATGCTCAAGAAAAGCTGGGGGTCAGTAAATCCGTTACCCAGCTTGTCTTACCGCTGGGAATGGCACTAAACAGTAATGGTTTAGCTCTGTACCTATCGTTAGTTTGTATCACCTTGATGCAGCTTTATGGTGCTAGTTTAGCGCCAGTACTGCTGTTAAAAATAATTTTACTGGCCGTCTTGTCTTGCATAGGGACTGTAGTGGTTCCAGGTGGCGGCATTGTTGCGTTAACAATTGCACTTCCCGTACTTGGCTTTCCTAATACATGTATTGCTTTATTTGCTGGGATTGATTGGTTCGTCGGGATGTTCCGTGCAGTTGCTAATGTTGTCGGCGATACAATTACGGCGGTAGGTGTGGCGGCTTCAACGAACCAGTTGAATAGGGATGTCTATTAG
- a CDS encoding M20 family metallo-hydrolase, protein MQQSEKITVNQLFKQITTLPNSGLGQNRLVYSSDWLQGQKLLIQFALKAGFQVTVDDYGNTYLDLLGNDQEQVIATGSHMDTVKNGGRFDGLYGVLGGLQAALNLRERFGISQKTIRVISFCEEEGSRFDATFSGSKHYARVAETNGLVDENGIKIENARSNAVNQLKQISGVNYDLPQLPQSFTELHVEQGNRLARNNISLGLVTAIVGQRRYRITVNGITNHAGTTLMTERHDALQATIKLINQFEVFASAVDPLLTFTVGELAVWPNTSNVIPGKVTFFIDCRHQNNELLDEFEKMMKNTIANLPDPLINVEFKRWVHDQPVILSSEMLAKNEKLAHKMGYSIMKLASGAGHDSEIMNRVVPTTMIFVPSINGVSHAPEENTKPEDLQRGVEFLTASLYQEAY, encoded by the coding sequence ATGCAGCAGAGTGAGAAAATAACGGTTAATCAGCTTTTTAAGCAGATTACAACTCTGCCTAATTCGGGATTAGGACAGAACCGCTTGGTCTATTCTTCTGATTGGCTTCAAGGGCAGAAATTATTAATCCAGTTTGCGTTAAAAGCGGGTTTTCAAGTTACAGTTGATGACTATGGTAATACCTATTTGGACTTACTTGGAAATGACCAAGAACAAGTAATTGCGACGGGCTCGCATATGGATACTGTAAAAAATGGCGGCCGTTTTGATGGCCTGTATGGTGTTCTGGGCGGCTTACAAGCAGCCCTAAATTTGCGCGAGCGATTTGGTATTTCACAAAAAACAATTCGGGTAATTTCTTTTTGCGAAGAAGAAGGCAGCCGCTTTGACGCCACCTTCAGTGGTTCAAAGCACTATGCACGCGTGGCTGAGACTAATGGTTTAGTTGATGAAAATGGCATCAAAATCGAAAATGCTCGCAGTAATGCAGTTAATCAATTGAAGCAAATTAGCGGCGTCAATTATGATCTTCCCCAGCTGCCACAATCTTTTACTGAATTGCACGTTGAACAGGGAAATCGTCTTGCTCGCAATAATATTTCACTTGGGTTAGTTACAGCGATTGTCGGTCAGCGGCGTTATCGCATTACGGTTAACGGCATTACAAATCATGCGGGCACGACCTTAATGACTGAGCGCCACGATGCCTTGCAGGCGACAATTAAGTTAATTAACCAGTTTGAAGTGTTTGCGAGTGCAGTGGATCCGCTTTTGACTTTTACAGTTGGCGAACTTGCTGTTTGGCCGAATACTTCTAACGTAATTCCTGGCAAAGTGACGTTTTTTATCGATTGTCGTCATCAAAATAATGAGCTTTTAGATGAATTTGAAAAAATGATGAAAAACACCATTGCCAATCTTCCTGACCCGCTGATTAACGTTGAATTTAAACGCTGGGTTCATGATCAACCTGTGATTTTAAGTTCGGAAATGCTGGCGAAAAATGAAAAATTGGCGCACAAAATGGGTTATTCAATCATGAAATTGGCATCAGGCGCAGGACACGATAGTGAAATTATGAATCGCGTCGTACCAACGACGATGATTTTTGTGCCCAGCATTAATGGCGTTAGCCATGCACCAGAAGAAAATACTAAGCCTGAGGATTTGCAGCGGGGAGTTGAATTTTTGACCGCATCGCTTTATCAGGAGGCATATTAA
- a CDS encoding thiazole synthase — MTNTEETDLLTIGGHTFTSRFILGSGKYSYDLIDAAVKHAKAQIITMALRRTTSDQENILNYIPEGVTILPNTSGSTTAEEAIRTAHLARELSGSDFIKLEVVPDKKYLLPDNAATVKATEVLAKEGFIVMPYILPDLNTARELVDAGAATVMPLAAPIGTNKGLATKELIQILIDEIDVPVIVDAGIGRPSQAAEAMEMGADAIMANTSMATAKNIPLMAEAFKLGIEAGRKAYLAGPGRVIEHGAVASSPLTGVSK, encoded by the coding sequence ATGACAAATACTGAAGAAACAGATTTATTAACAATTGGCGGGCATACATTTACTTCACGGTTTATTTTGGGCTCAGGAAAGTATTCTTATGATCTGATTGATGCGGCAGTAAAGCATGCTAAGGCACAAATTATTACGATGGCTTTGCGCCGGACAACGTCTGACCAAGAAAATATTCTTAATTACATTCCTGAAGGTGTGACGATTTTGCCAAATACGTCAGGGTCAACAACGGCTGAAGAGGCAATTAGAACCGCGCACTTAGCTCGTGAATTGAGTGGCAGTGACTTCATCAAGTTAGAGGTAGTGCCTGATAAAAAGTACTTGTTGCCAGATAATGCGGCAACCGTTAAGGCAACCGAGGTTCTGGCAAAAGAAGGCTTTATTGTTATGCCGTATATTTTGCCTGACTTAAATACTGCTCGGGAACTGGTTGATGCGGGTGCAGCTACTGTCATGCCGCTAGCAGCACCGATTGGTACTAATAAAGGTTTGGCAACCAAGGAGTTAATTCAGATTTTGATTGATGAAATCGATGTCCCAGTAATTGTTGACGCGGGAATTGGTCGCCCGAGCCAAGCTGCCGAAGCAATGGAAATGGGTGCCGATGCGATTATGGCTAATACCTCGATGGCGACAGCTAAGAATATTCCGTTAATGGCTGAAGCGTTTAAATTGGGAATTGAGGCTGGGCGTAAGGCTTATTTGGCTGGCCCTGGCCGGGTAATTGAACACGGTGCAGTTGCGTCATCACCATTAACTGGTGTAAGTAAGTAA
- the thiF gene encoding sulfur carrier protein ThiS adenylyltransferase ThiF: MLDRLQNSAIVAEMQKRNVSGSSSKLAAAKVTIAGCGGLGTNISLALARIGVGQITLIDFDQVELSNLNRQQFKFSQVGMAKVVAMKENLQEVNPFVTINAIKERVTPQNITQLFQDADIICEAFDDPAAKAMLLENVTTIFPDKPLVMASGMAGIHSANAIKTRKILPNAYLAGDGKSKGTEGLMAPRVTICAGHEANMIVQLILGIEDLN, translated from the coding sequence ATGCTAGATAGGTTACAGAATTCGGCAATTGTCGCTGAAATGCAAAAACGTAACGTCTCGGGCTCTAGCTCTAAACTAGCTGCTGCCAAGGTAACTATTGCTGGTTGTGGCGGTTTAGGAACAAATATCTCTCTTGCTTTAGCTCGCATTGGTGTCGGTCAAATAACTTTGATTGACTTTGATCAAGTTGAATTAAGCAACCTTAATCGTCAGCAATTTAAATTTAGTCAAGTTGGAATGGCGAAGGTAGTTGCGATGAAGGAGAACTTACAGGAAGTTAATCCATTTGTAACGATTAACGCGATAAAAGAGCGGGTAACACCGCAAAATATCACACAGTTATTTCAAGATGCGGATATTATTTGTGAGGCCTTTGATGACCCGGCGGCTAAAGCAATGCTACTGGAAAATGTCACGACGATTTTTCCTGATAAACCGCTAGTCATGGCGTCAGGAATGGCGGGAATTCATAGTGCCAATGCAATTAAAACGCGCAAAATATTGCCTAACGCGTATTTAGCAGGCGATGGCAAGTCTAAAGGGACAGAAGGTCTTATGGCTCCGCGTGTGACAATCTGCGCTGGCCATGAGGCAAACATGATTGTTCAGTTAATATTAGGAATTGAAGATTTAAATTAA
- a CDS encoding AraC family transcriptional regulator, whose product MAAVKLAQYLASILSSTNSDTNELRLKAVGSNFDLFTVYLENHNTGVHRYQTTNAMIFYEAGGKSNIKIHGQDFELGVGNIVFLPAKSDYEVQKQTKNDVLVKLDLNSKYNLQYFLGNITNKESREEQAIEQVISNLRVNRLLYLKSTPISKSAQLMNRIIDEYLNQNLFAESVVKAELNLLLVAAVRNQNFASVPAEKQGFANATLESYIDANFADITLDAAAKYFGFNPNYFSSLVKQKTGKSFVEHVDERRMQEARNLLARPDISVKEIIARVGYNGKSFFYKKFNEYYHQTPVQMRAELFRQANINLK is encoded by the coding sequence ATGGCAGCAGTCAAATTGGCGCAATATTTAGCTAGTATTTTAAGTTCAACTAATAGCGATACAAATGAATTGCGCTTAAAAGCAGTGGGCAGCAACTTTGACCTGTTTACTGTTTATCTTGAAAATCACAACACTGGTGTCCATCGTTATCAAACAACAAATGCGATGATTTTTTATGAAGCTGGTGGCAAATCAAATATTAAAATTCACGGCCAAGACTTCGAGCTAGGAGTAGGGAACATTGTCTTTTTACCAGCTAAAAGTGATTATGAAGTCCAAAAGCAAACTAAAAATGATGTTTTGGTAAAGTTGGATTTAAATTCCAAGTATAATTTACAATATTTCCTGGGAAATATTACCAATAAGGAGTCACGCGAGGAGCAAGCAATTGAGCAGGTAATTAGCAATTTGCGGGTTAATCGTCTGTTATATTTAAAGTCAACGCCAATTTCTAAGTCCGCACAACTGATGAACAGGATAATTGATGAATATTTAAACCAGAATTTGTTTGCCGAGAGTGTAGTCAAAGCAGAACTAAATTTATTGCTAGTTGCGGCAGTACGTAATCAAAACTTCGCTTCGGTGCCAGCAGAAAAGCAAGGCTTTGCCAATGCAACACTTGAAAGCTATATCGATGCCAATTTTGCCGATATTACTTTAGATGCAGCTGCTAAGTATTTCGGTTTTAATCCAAATTATTTTTCTAGTTTAGTTAAGCAAAAGACTGGCAAAAGCTTTGTAGAGCATGTTGATGAGCGGCGAATGCAGGAAGCACGCAATTTACTTGCACGTCCTGATATTTCGGTTAAGGAAATTATTGCCAGGGTCGGTTACAATGGCAAGTCATTTTTCTATAAAAAGTTTAATGAATATTATCATCAGACGCCGGTTCAAATGCGTGCAGAGCTATTTCGCCAGGCTAACATTAATTTGAAATAA